From a single Glycine soja cultivar W05 chromosome 19, ASM419377v2, whole genome shotgun sequence genomic region:
- the LOC114399513 gene encoding putative disease resistance protein RGA3, producing the protein MADFFVFDIAETLLEKLASYVSEEASRAYDVYEDLQGIKDTLSIVKGVLLDAEEKKEQKHGLREWLRQIQNVCFDAEDVLDGFECHNLRKQVVKASGSTGMKVGHFFSSSNSLVFRLRMARQIKHVRCRLDKIAADGNKFGLERISVDHRLVQRREMTYSHIDASGVMGRDNDREEIIKLLMQPHPHGDGDGDKSVCVIPIVGIGGLGKTTLARLVFNDKRMDELFQLKMWVCVSDDFDIRQIIIKIINCASASTSAPSIALAHHESINNLDIEQLQSQLRHKLSGLTYLLVLDDIWNDDRAKWIELNDLIKVGAVGSKILVTTRSDSIASMVGTVPSYVLEGLSVENCLSLFVKWAFKEGEEKKYPNLVDIGKEMVKKCQGVPLAVRTLGSSLFLNFDLERWEFVRDHEIWNLNQKKDDILPALKLSYDQMPSYLRQCFAYFSLFPKDFGHIGSHFVSLWGSFGLLRSPSGSQKVENIARQYIAELHSRSFLEDFVDFGHVYYFKVHDLVHDLASYVAKEEFLVVDSRTRNIPKQVRHLSVVENDSLSHALFPKSRSVRTIYFPMFGVGLDSEALMDTWIARYKYLRVLHLSDSSFETLPNSIAKLEHLRALNLANNCKIKRLPHSICKLQNLQVLSLRGCMELQTLPKGLGMLMSLRKFYITTKQSILSEDEFARLRNLHTLSFEYCDNLKFLFKVAQVSSLEVLIVQSCGSLESLPLHILPKLESLFVKRCERLNLSFNSESPIQKLRMKLLHLEHFPRQQILPQWIEGATNTLQTLFIVNFHSLEMLPEWLTTMTHVKMLHIVNCPRLLYFPSDMNRLSALEDLDIDGCPELCRKCQPLSGEYWSSIAHIKRVSFGEKKEGKLLFQTQTWIRLGLRD; encoded by the coding sequence ATGGCTGATTTTTTCGTCTTTGATATTGCTGAAACATTGCTAGAGAAGCTTGCTTCTTATGTTTCTGAAGAAGCTTCTCGAGCCTATGATGTGTACGAGGATCTTCAAGGGATCAAAGACACCTTGTCAATTGTGAAAGGCGTGCTGTTGGATGCAGAAGAGAAGAAGGAGCAGAAGCACGGGTTGCGCGAATGGCTCAGGCAGATTCAAAATGTCTGCTTTGATGCTGAAGACGTATTGGATGGATTTGAGTGCCATAACTTGAGAAAGCAAGTTGTCAAAGCATCAGGCAGCACCGGGATGAAGGTAGGCCACTTCTTTTCTTCGTCCAATTCTCTTGTTTTCCGTCTTAGGATGGCTCgtcaaatcaaacatgttaGGTGTAGATTGGATAAGATAGCAGCTGATGGGAACAAGTTTGGTCTAGAGAGGATTTCTGTTGACCACAGACTTGTGCAAAGGAGAGAAATGACTTATTCACATATTGATGCTTCAGGAGTGATGGGAAGGGACAATGATAGGGAAGAAATTATCAAGCTTTTGATGCAACCTCACCCTCATGGGGATGGTGATGGAGATAAAAGTGTGTGTGTTATTCCCATAGTGGGTATTGGAGGCTTGGGGAAGACTACACTTGCAAGGTTGGTGTTCAATGATAAGAGGATGGATGAACTTTTCCAATTAAAGATGTGGGTGTGTGTCTCTGATGACTTTGACATTAGGCagataattattaaaatcatcAACTGTGCTTCAGCTTCTACCTCAGCTCCATCAATTGCTCTTGCTCACCATGAAAGCATTAACAACTTAGATATTGAGCAGCTACAAAGTCAGCTTAGACACAAGCTTTCTGGTCTGACGTATTTACTGGTCTTGGATGACATATGGAATGATGATCGTGCAAAATGGATagaattaaatgatttaataaaagTTGGTGCAGTGGGAAGCAAAATTTTAGTGACAACACGGAGTGACTCAATTGCTTCAATGGTGGGCACTGTACCCTCTTATGTTTTAGAAGGTCTGTCTGTGGAGAATTGTTTGTCTCTGTTTGTTAAATGGGCATTCAAGGaaggtgaagaaaaaaaatacccaaATCTAGTGGATATAGGAAAAGAAATGGTGAAAAAATGCCAAGGGGTTCCACTAGCTGTTCGAACTTTAGGAAGTTCTCTgttcttgaattttgatttaGAAAGATGGGAATTTGTAAGAGACCATGAGATCTGGAACTTAAACCAAAAGAAAGATGACATTTTACCTGCCCTTAAGTTGAGCTATGATCAAATGCCATCTTATTTGAGGCAGTGTTTTGCTTATTTTTCCCTCTTTCCCAAGGATTTTGGCCACATTGGTTCTCATTTTGTGAGTCTTTGGGGATCATTTGGATTACTTCGATCTCCCTCTGGAAGTCAAAAGGTGGAGAATATTGCAAGACAATATATAGCCGAGTTACATTCAAGATCATTTCTCGAGGATTTTGTGGACTTTGGCCATGTTTACTATTTCAAAGTACATGATTTGGTACATGATCTTGCGTCATATGTTGCCAAAGAGGAGTTTCTAGTGGTAGACTCCCGTACTCGCAATATACCCAAGCAAGTAAGGCATTTATCGGTTGTTGAAAATGATTCACTAAGCCATGCTTTATTCCCCAAGTCCAGAAGTGTAAGAACTATATATTTTCCCATGTTCGGAGTGGGTCTTGACAGTGAAGCTCTTATGGATACATGGATAGCAAGATACAAATACTTAAGGGTTTTACATTTAAGTGATTCCTCTTTTGAGACTCTACCCAATTCAATTGCTAAATTGGAGCACTTGCGAGCTCTCAATCTTGCAAATAACTGCAAAATAAAAAGACTTCCTCATTCGATATGCAAACTCCAAAATTTGCAAGTTTTGTCACTGAGAGGATGCATGGAGCTTCAAACATTGCCTAAAGGATTAGGGATGTTAATGAGCCTTCGAAAATTTTATATAACCACAAAACAATCTATTCTGTCAGAGGATGAATTTGCAAGATTGAGAAATCTTCATACTCTGAGTTTTGAATATTGtgacaatttgaaatttttgttcaaAGTGGCACAAGTCAGTTCTCTTGAAGTTTTGATCGTTCAATCATGTGGGAGCCTAGAGTCGTTACCTCTTCATATTCTCCCTAAGCTGGAGTCTCTGTTTGTAAAACGGTGCGAGAGGCTAAATTTGTCGTTCAACAGTGAAAGTCCTATCCAAAAATTGAGGATGAAATTGCTGCATCTTGAGCATTTTCCAAGGCAACAGATATTGCCTCAATGGATTGAAGGAGCCACAAACACTTTACAGACAttgtttattgtaaattttcatAGTCTTGAGATGCTTCCTGAGTGGCTGACAACAATGACTCATGTTAAGATGCTCCATATTGTTAACTGTCCTCGGCTGTTGTATTTCCCAAGTGACATGAATCGCCTCAGTGCCCTAGAAGATTTGGACATAGATGGTTGTCCTGAATTGTGTCGAAAATGTCAGCCACTATCTGGTGAGTACTGGTCCTCCATTGCTCACATAAAACGCGTTtcttttggtgaaaaaaaagaagggaaacTGCTTTTTCAAACTCAAACATGGATCCGGTTGGGGTTGCGCGATTAG